The Candidatus Polarisedimenticolaceae bacterium genome window below encodes:
- a CDS encoding sigma 54-interacting transcriptional regulator, translating into MERYRRIGRLGVGGAGRVDLVEDRLRPGSRLALKELLDADPESTAQLTREFATLASLRHPSLVEVHELEIDASSGRPRLLMEYVEGTTLVDTIKREGPASLLPIVAETLRALAFLHDFGLVHRDLKPGNILIRTTAKAGHRVVVLDFGLAAERHAEQSADGAALGGTLPYMAPELFDGEAPSKRTDLYALGVVIFEAIHGRTPFVLKGQDMTGFVTALREGRRARPAPPAGFPAGFGRWLDALLASQATDRPSSATDALARLNEASAVDFPLETGDDRAARLGSGPPVGRDDVLAALGTALEPGDAPRVIWLCGDAGSGKSRLLRHVAGEAVGAGRRVHAPPGALPDDADAFVERVRADARQAPTIVLLDEMERADNAVATFVDRIAREPREAPVRVVVATRPGELTHPKLKKLLADTGIVPSLTRIDLAPLTDAGLKAMIERASAGRSSAQARVKWLADASEGNAGAAESLIVEGVWEKRGKVPVATALLQSIRRRLDVLSAEARAWLEALAVLGDDAPEPLVGELAGLEDQASRAADEALAAGLARRTGATLSPDSRRAVDAITAAASPERLRQLHSLAATHFATFERDTFGVVSWRLARHWRGAGDLDRSLAAALDSASAAEVATNWEEAATRLRFALTLLPRRDPRRADLWPRYAEALRQAMLHREAVRAFGSVARWAKDEASRLEARAMQAQALMMAGRWDAALVRAEQLRVVGESGGISLPIARAFYIIATIASQHFEQQRSLDCARRGLALLSDEPSGLRADLLATQFMAESRLGEPDASKHFDEARSLARSLGMHYRETLLLVGRAMYEERASNFSEQRRFLEEARALAMEQRSPVWLRYVSSQLARLALIKGELDRARTLSIEAEELALYSGALETAANFAEGAIFALLIMGRPLEAQARARHWLESGRLSVGTSQYLAMTLTLAEVLLAIEEPDFTLVDNLLEQVETRLERSSHSLRVSAMSHRVLRDARDPSVLKDSLCSTRLEAELRNSNETLSPLVAARAHLVLARNYLRWGLWDSFDSALNKLFALSSESALPYFAAEGRFLRAARLSAAGYSDEADAERRTGRRLFEVTATRIGDADCRNDFLTQRTVRDLMASAADSGELRRLTVLYEMIRALNSEVEPESILETSLELSMRAVGAERGMILLSGPTGADFSVRLSKNLEQETQADAEAFSRRIVQQAEQGEPVLALDAGQDDRFKDFKSVSLFRIRSLMCVPLRSRGRIIGTVYLDSRRQGRPFRRDDLRFVEAFADHAAIALENARRRAELELENKRLRAAVGERAQYSNIVGRSLAMQRVFDLLERIADSDVTVLVQGESGTGKELVARALHFSGPRKDKVFLSENCAAITESLLESELFGHIKGAFTGADKDRAGLFEQAHGGTLFLDEVGDMSPAMQARLLRVLQEGELRRVGGDSPIRVDVRVIAATNKNLQVEVAAGRFREDLYYRLAVVVVELPPLRERIGDVPFLANHLSQLNASARKRPAPRIDGVILDAMEKYAWPGNVRQLENLLRRMTLLAGDGAIDRTVIDSDPELSRIFFGNERSVGPMLSLEKTEQEQIRRALDAAAGNRDRAARLLGISRATIYRKMREYDLH; encoded by the coding sequence GTGGAGCGATACCGTCGGATCGGTCGGCTCGGGGTCGGGGGCGCGGGTCGCGTCGATCTCGTCGAGGACCGCCTCCGCCCCGGGTCGCGGCTCGCTCTGAAGGAGCTCCTCGACGCCGATCCCGAAAGCACCGCTCAGCTCACCCGGGAGTTCGCCACGCTCGCGAGCCTCCGGCATCCGAGCCTCGTCGAGGTCCACGAGCTCGAGATCGACGCTTCGAGCGGACGGCCCAGGCTCCTCATGGAGTACGTCGAGGGAACGACCCTCGTGGACACGATCAAGCGCGAGGGCCCCGCGTCGCTCCTGCCGATCGTCGCGGAGACCCTTCGCGCGCTCGCCTTCCTCCACGACTTCGGTCTCGTCCATCGCGATCTCAAGCCCGGCAACATCCTCATCCGCACGACCGCCAAGGCCGGCCACCGGGTCGTCGTCCTCGACTTCGGGCTCGCCGCCGAGCGACACGCAGAGCAGTCCGCCGATGGCGCCGCCCTCGGAGGAACGCTTCCGTACATGGCGCCCGAGCTCTTCGACGGCGAAGCGCCTTCGAAGCGCACCGACCTCTACGCGCTCGGGGTCGTCATCTTCGAGGCGATCCACGGCAGGACTCCGTTCGTCCTGAAGGGCCAGGACATGACCGGCTTCGTGACCGCGTTGCGCGAGGGCCGCCGCGCGCGCCCCGCGCCGCCGGCGGGGTTCCCGGCCGGCTTCGGGCGTTGGCTCGACGCCCTGCTCGCCTCGCAGGCGACCGACCGCCCCTCGAGCGCCACCGATGCGCTGGCGCGACTGAACGAAGCTTCCGCGGTCGACTTCCCCCTCGAGACCGGAGACGACCGTGCCGCGCGCCTCGGCTCAGGCCCGCCCGTCGGGCGCGACGACGTGCTCGCCGCGCTCGGCACCGCGCTCGAGCCCGGAGACGCCCCGCGCGTGATCTGGCTCTGCGGCGATGCCGGCTCCGGCAAGTCGCGCCTGCTCCGTCACGTCGCCGGTGAAGCGGTGGGCGCCGGCCGCCGCGTCCACGCACCTCCGGGCGCTCTCCCCGACGACGCCGACGCGTTCGTCGAGCGCGTGCGCGCCGATGCACGGCAAGCACCCACGATCGTCCTGCTGGACGAGATGGAGCGCGCCGACAACGCCGTCGCGACGTTCGTCGACCGCATCGCGCGCGAGCCGCGCGAGGCGCCCGTCCGCGTCGTCGTCGCCACGCGGCCCGGCGAGCTGACCCATCCCAAGCTCAAGAAACTCCTCGCCGACACCGGCATCGTGCCCTCGCTCACACGCATCGACCTTGCCCCGCTCACCGACGCCGGCCTGAAGGCGATGATCGAGCGTGCGAGCGCCGGCCGCTCCTCCGCGCAAGCGCGCGTGAAGTGGCTCGCCGACGCCTCCGAAGGCAACGCCGGCGCCGCGGAATCGCTCATCGTCGAAGGCGTCTGGGAGAAGCGCGGCAAGGTCCCCGTCGCGACTGCGCTCCTCCAATCGATCCGCCGCCGCCTCGACGTCCTCTCCGCGGAAGCGCGCGCGTGGCTCGAGGCCCTCGCCGTCCTCGGCGACGACGCCCCCGAACCGCTCGTCGGCGAGTTGGCCGGCCTCGAAGACCAGGCGAGCCGCGCCGCCGACGAAGCCCTCGCCGCCGGCCTCGCGCGACGCACCGGCGCGACGCTCTCCCCCGACTCACGCCGCGCCGTCGACGCCATCACCGCCGCGGCCTCGCCCGAGCGCTTGCGCCAGCTCCACTCTCTCGCCGCGACCCACTTCGCCACCTTCGAGCGCGACACCTTCGGCGTCGTCTCCTGGCGCCTCGCCCGCCACTGGCGCGGCGCCGGCGACCTCGACCGCTCCCTCGCCGCCGCGCTCGACTCCGCTTCCGCCGCCGAAGTCGCGACGAACTGGGAAGAAGCCGCCACGCGCCTGCGCTTCGCCTTGACGCTCCTCCCCCGCCGCGACCCTCGCCGCGCCGACCTCTGGCCGCGCTACGCCGAAGCGCTGCGTCAAGCGATGCTCCATCGCGAAGCGGTGCGCGCCTTCGGCTCCGTGGCGCGATGGGCGAAGGACGAGGCATCGAGGCTCGAAGCGAGAGCGATGCAAGCGCAGGCGTTGATGATGGCGGGGCGCTGGGATGCAGCGTTAGTACGCGCAGAGCAATTGCGCGTTGTTGGTGAGTCAGGCGGGATCTCCTTACCGATTGCCAGGGCGTTTTACATTATCGCGACCATTGCCAGTCAACACTTCGAGCAACAGAGATCACTTGATTGCGCTCGCCGAGGGCTCGCTCTCCTGTCCGATGAGCCTTCGGGCCTGCGCGCCGATTTGCTGGCTACGCAGTTCATGGCGGAGTCCCGGCTTGGCGAACCGGATGCCAGCAAGCACTTCGACGAGGCACGATCCCTCGCCAGATCCCTCGGGATGCATTATCGCGAAACGCTCCTTCTTGTCGGCCGAGCGATGTACGAGGAGCGCGCTTCAAACTTTTCGGAACAGAGACGATTCTTGGAGGAAGCCCGCGCGTTGGCGATGGAGCAGCGTTCCCCGGTCTGGCTCCGTTACGTTTCAAGCCAATTGGCACGACTTGCGCTCATCAAGGGTGAGCTAGACCGTGCGCGTACTTTGTCGATTGAGGCCGAGGAATTGGCCTTGTACTCGGGCGCCCTCGAAACCGCGGCGAACTTCGCCGAAGGCGCGATTTTCGCGCTCCTCATCATGGGTCGACCACTGGAAGCGCAGGCCCGCGCGAGGCATTGGCTTGAGTCGGGCCGCTTGAGCGTCGGTACCTCACAGTACTTGGCGATGACCCTGACACTCGCTGAGGTGCTTCTCGCCATCGAAGAACCCGACTTCACCTTGGTCGACAATTTGCTGGAACAAGTCGAAACGCGATTAGAAAGAAGCAGTCACTCACTCCGCGTGTCGGCGATGAGCCATAGAGTGCTGCGCGACGCTCGGGATCCCAGTGTATTGAAAGATTCGCTCTGCTCGACTCGGCTGGAGGCCGAACTCCGAAATTCGAATGAGACATTGAGTCCACTCGTGGCGGCTAGAGCACATTTGGTATTGGCTCGCAATTATCTGCGTTGGGGTCTTTGGGACTCATTCGACAGTGCACTCAACAAGCTGTTCGCATTGTCGTCTGAAAGTGCCCTGCCGTACTTTGCTGCGGAAGGACGGTTCCTGCGTGCGGCTCGCCTCTCAGCTGCGGGCTATTCGGACGAAGCCGATGCCGAGCGTCGCACCGGTCGTCGCTTGTTCGAGGTAACCGCGACACGAATCGGGGACGCAGACTGCCGGAATGATTTCCTAACGCAGCGAACGGTTCGTGATTTGATGGCGTCCGCCGCAGACTCGGGAGAGCTGAGGCGTCTTACAGTTCTCTACGAGATGATTCGGGCACTGAACTCCGAGGTCGAGCCAGAGTCAATCCTAGAGACCAGCCTTGAACTATCAATGCGCGCGGTTGGCGCTGAGAGAGGCATGATTCTGCTTTCTGGACCCACCGGTGCCGACTTCTCAGTCCGCCTTTCCAAGAACTTGGAACAAGAGACACAAGCAGACGCTGAGGCGTTCAGTCGGCGGATCGTTCAACAGGCCGAGCAGGGCGAGCCGGTGCTTGCACTGGACGCCGGGCAAGACGATCGCTTCAAAGATTTCAAGAGCGTGAGTTTGTTCCGCATTCGATCACTCATGTGCGTCCCGCTTCGTTCACGGGGGCGCATCATCGGCACGGTGTACCTGGACAGTCGCAGACAGGGGCGACCGTTCAGACGTGACGACCTTCGCTTCGTCGAAGCGTTCGCGGATCATGCTGCTATCGCCCTCGAGAATGCACGACGTCGTGCCGAGCTGGAGTTGGAGAACAAGCGTCTACGCGCCGCGGTCGGTGAACGCGCCCAGTACTCGAACATCGTTGGTCGGTCGCTGGCCATGCAGCGGGTATTCGATCTCCTGGAACGCATCGCCGACAGCGATGTGACGGTTCTCGTTCAAGGAGAGAGCGGAACTGGCAAGGAGCTGGTGGCTCGTGCGCTTCACTTCAGCGGTCCGCGTAAGGACAAAGTGTTCCTCTCGGAGAACTGCGCGGCGATCACCGAGTCCCTGCTCGAGAGCGAGCTCTTTGGTCACATCAAGGGCGCGTTCACGGGAGCCGATAAGGATCGCGCTGGGCTATTCGAACAGGCGCATGGCGGCACGCTGTTCCTCGACGAAGTCGGAGACATGTCTCCTGCCATGCAGGCACGCCTTCTTCGTGTCCTTCAGGAGGGCGAGCTCCGTCGGGTCGGCGGCGATAGCCCCATCAGAGTCGATGTACGCGTCATCGCGGCGACGAACAAGAACCTCCAGGTGGAGGTGGCCGCCGGCAGATTTCGCGAGGATCTCTACTATCGGCTGGCTGTCGTGGTGGTCGAGTTGCCCCCTCTGCGTGAGCGTATCGGCGACGTTCCATTCCTGGCGAATCACCTCTCTCAATTGAACGCCTCTGCCCGAAAGCGGCCGGCGCCGCGCATCGATGGCGTGATCTTGGATGCGATGGAGAAATACGCGTGGCCGGGGAATGTTCGCCAGCTCGAGAACCTGCTCCGGCGGATGACGCTTCTGGCGGGCGACGGAGCCATCGACCGAACCGTCATCGATTCCGATCCTGAACTTTCGCGGATATTCTTTGGCAACGAGCGCTCGGTGGGTCCGATGCTGTCGCTCGAGAAGACGGAACAGGAACAAATTCGTCGGGCCTTGGATGCGGCCGCCGGTAACCGGGACCGAGCCGCACGGCTACTTGGGATCTCTCGCGCGACGATCTACCGAAAAATGCGGGAGTACGACCTCCACTAG
- a CDS encoding aconitate hydratase has protein sequence MNVIESTPEFVAEAYKKMQRRLEVVRRRLGRPLTLAEKVLLGHLADPEGADLRAGESYLQLLPDRVAMQDATAQMALLQFAQADIARVAVPTTVHCDHLIQAREGAEKDTLRALDDNKEVYEFLRTASDRYGIGFWKPGAGIIHQVLLENYAFPGGMMIGTDSHTPNAGGLGMFASGVGGADAVDVMAGFPWEVKYPRIIGVKLTGALTGWTAPKDVILKLCGILTVKGGTNAVIEYFGPGAASISATGKGTIANMGAELGATTSVFPFDGTMDRYLRGTDRKGLAELAAAHRDLVTPDPEVEADPAKYFARVIEIDLSKLEPHLVGPHTPDLARPISEVAGAVTKESYPDEISVALIGSCTNSSYEDIARVTDVVQQAKAHEAKAVTPFLVTPGSEQIRATIVRDGQLGEIQSVGGQVLANACGPCIGQWKRDEIKPGTKNTIVTSFNRNFPARNDGSRETLAFIASPEIVAAYALAGRLSFNPLTDEIRGGDGKPFKLVAPAPAPDLPARGFVKDLQGYLPPAADGSTITIRVAPDSKRLQLLTPFTAWDGKPFERVPLLLKAKGKCTTDHISPAGPWLRFRGHLDNISDNMFTGAVNAFTGDAGTTKNLVTGETGPVPKVARDYRARGLRWVVVGDENYGEGSSREHAAMSPRFLGAAAVIVRSFARIHESNLKKQGILPLTFADGSDYDRVRETDRVTIDPRELAPGREMTAVLVHDDGTEERVRLQHTLNAEQIAWFKAGSALNVIKAKS, from the coding sequence ATGAACGTGATCGAGAGCACCCCGGAGTTCGTCGCCGAGGCCTACAAGAAGATGCAGCGCCGCCTCGAGGTCGTGCGCCGCCGCCTCGGAAGGCCGCTCACGCTTGCCGAGAAGGTGCTCCTGGGGCATCTCGCCGATCCCGAGGGCGCCGATCTGCGCGCCGGCGAGAGCTACCTGCAGCTCCTGCCCGACCGCGTGGCGATGCAGGACGCGACGGCGCAGATGGCGCTCCTCCAGTTCGCGCAGGCAGACATCGCGCGGGTCGCGGTGCCGACGACGGTGCACTGCGACCACCTCATCCAGGCGCGCGAGGGCGCGGAGAAGGACACGCTCAGGGCGCTCGACGACAACAAGGAGGTCTACGAGTTCCTGCGCACCGCGTCGGACCGGTACGGCATCGGCTTCTGGAAGCCCGGCGCCGGGATCATCCACCAGGTGCTCCTCGAGAACTACGCGTTCCCCGGCGGGATGATGATCGGCACCGACTCGCACACGCCGAACGCGGGCGGCCTGGGCATGTTCGCGTCGGGGGTCGGCGGCGCCGACGCGGTCGACGTCATGGCCGGGTTCCCGTGGGAGGTCAAGTACCCCAGGATCATCGGCGTGAAGCTGACCGGCGCGCTGACCGGCTGGACGGCGCCGAAGGATGTGATCCTCAAGCTCTGCGGCATCCTCACGGTGAAGGGCGGCACGAACGCGGTCATCGAGTACTTCGGCCCCGGCGCGGCGTCGATCTCGGCGACCGGAAAGGGCACGATCGCGAACATGGGCGCGGAGCTCGGCGCGACGACGTCGGTCTTCCCGTTCGACGGCACGATGGATCGCTACCTCCGCGGCACCGATCGCAAGGGTCTTGCGGAGCTGGCCGCCGCGCATCGCGATCTCGTAACCCCCGATCCGGAAGTCGAGGCCGATCCCGCGAAGTACTTCGCGCGCGTCATCGAGATCGACCTCTCGAAGCTCGAGCCGCATCTCGTCGGCCCGCACACCCCCGACCTCGCGCGGCCGATCTCGGAGGTGGCCGGAGCCGTCACGAAGGAGTCGTACCCTGACGAGATCTCCGTGGCGCTCATCGGGTCGTGCACGAACTCGTCGTACGAGGACATCGCGCGCGTCACCGACGTGGTGCAGCAGGCGAAGGCGCACGAGGCGAAGGCGGTGACGCCGTTCCTCGTCACGCCCGGGTCCGAGCAGATCCGCGCGACGATCGTGCGTGACGGACAGCTCGGCGAGATCCAGTCGGTCGGCGGACAGGTCCTGGCCAACGCGTGCGGCCCGTGCATCGGACAGTGGAAGCGCGACGAGATCAAACCCGGGACGAAGAACACGATCGTGACGTCGTTCAACCGGAACTTCCCCGCGCGGAACGACGGAAGCCGCGAGACGCTCGCGTTCATCGCGAGCCCCGAGATCGTCGCAGCGTACGCGCTCGCGGGGCGGCTCTCGTTCAATCCGCTGACCGACGAGATCCGGGGCGGCGACGGCAAGCCGTTCAAGCTCGTGGCTCCCGCGCCGGCGCCCGACCTCCCCGCGCGCGGGTTCGTGAAGGATCTCCAGGGCTATCTGCCTCCGGCCGCCGACGGCTCGACGATCACGATCCGCGTCGCCCCCGACAGTAAGCGCCTCCAGCTCCTGACGCCGTTCACCGCATGGGACGGAAAACCGTTCGAGAGGGTGCCGCTGTTGCTCAAGGCGAAGGGGAAGTGCACGACCGATCACATCTCCCCCGCCGGGCCGTGGCTTCGCTTCCGCGGCCACCTCGACAACATCTCGGACAACATGTTCACCGGCGCGGTCAACGCGTTCACCGGCGACGCGGGAACGACGAAGAACCTGGTCACCGGCGAGACCGGCCCCGTGCCGAAGGTCGCGAGGGACTACAGGGCACGCGGCCTGAGATGGGTGGTCGTCGGCGACGAGAACTACGGCGAGGGCTCGAGCCGCGAGCACGCCGCCATGTCGCCCCGGTTCCTCGGCGCGGCGGCGGTCATCGTGCGCTCGTTCGCGCGCATCCACGAGTCGAATCTGAAGAAGCAGGGCATCCTGCCGCTCACGTTCGCGGACGGGTCGGATTACGACAGGGTGCGCGAGACCGACCGGGTCACGATCGACCCGCGGGAGCTGGCGCCGGGACGCGAGATGACCGCCGTGCTGGTGCATGACGATGGGACCGAGGAGCGCGTGCGCCTGCAGCACACGCTGAACGCCGAGCAGATCGCATGGTTCAAAGCCGGGTCCGCGCTGAACGTCATCAAAGCAAAGTCCTGA
- a CDS encoding response regulator — MGASRELRILLVGDHHAELEALCREVAEPSAIEIVGHARSAAEAHELLELLSPDLVLLDLEAEAIGSPAAIPQVKTHPGAPIVFVLTSDDSAAARTASFAAGADGFIGKAEAREKLRALIAKIRPYVSRAS; from the coding sequence ATGGGCGCATCCCGCGAGCTACGCATCCTTCTCGTGGGAGACCATCACGCCGAGCTCGAGGCGCTCTGCCGTGAAGTGGCCGAGCCGTCCGCGATCGAGATCGTCGGCCACGCTCGGTCGGCCGCGGAAGCCCACGAGCTCCTGGAGCTTCTCAGCCCCGATCTCGTGCTCCTCGACCTCGAGGCCGAGGCGATCGGCAGCCCCGCTGCGATCCCGCAGGTGAAGACACATCCTGGAGCGCCGATCGTCTTCGTCTTGACGTCGGACGACTCGGCCGCGGCGCGGACGGCATCGTTCGCCGCCGGCGCGGACGGTTTCATCGGGAAGGCCGAGGCTAGGGAGAAGCTCCGCGCTTTGATCGCGAAGATCCGCCCTTACGTGTCGCGCGCTTCTTAG